From the Lathyrus oleraceus cultivar Zhongwan6 chromosome 4, CAAS_Psat_ZW6_1.0, whole genome shotgun sequence genome, one window contains:
- the LOC127075633 gene encoding transcription factor MYB65 isoform X2 yields the protein MMRRMKKEIPDDMLHDDQIGSQLNDEGNGTSACGVVLKKGPWTTAEDDILVKYVKKNGEGNWNAVQKQTGLLRCGKSCRLRWANHLRPHLKKGAFTEEEERLICELHAKMGNRWARMAVHLPGRTDNEIKNYWNTRIKRRHRAGLPLYPPGIYQATLNNQSTGGVNGRNKVHSDFLHKKSFNMHDTIFDCLKDTQGILPYSAELPDISDYGNMLNGFDSSQYCSFVPSTSSNPKRFRESPMPFLDFGCIDRNGIYPFEHVQDDAFDKLTQSFGVQSPLNPGFFSNSLSCYSHSLKNGNFSTSKPFEAVKSELPSLQYPEIDLGSWGTSPPHPLLDSIDDFIKSPTPISTLESDCSSPQNSGLLQSVLHQRKTPSSSQNQYYDRSSNSSTATPCERDDLSAWSMYEPEWEDYADPVSPFGASSILNDCPAVGANINSLDEQPPVQTDNGNMVKSENIDHVWSPDSENYITSLLNDTRPDLVLDSDWYEPCSGHDKNQSIVTDATSMFQEDQLATDYKHMTAAGTSNPSQVLISPEPRKILCDFLALNKC from the exons ATGATGAGACGGATGAAAAAGGAGATTCCGGATGACATGCTCCACGATGATCAGATTGGTTCACAGTTGAACGATGAGGGTAATGGCACAAGTGCCTGTGGAGTTGTTCTCAAGAAAGGGCCATGGACAACTGCTGAGGATGATATATTGGTCAAGTACGTCAAGAAGAATGGAGAGGGGAACTGGAATGCCGTTCAGAAGCAGACAGGCCTGCTGCGTTGTGGAAAAAGTTGTCGATTGCGATGGGCTAATCACCTAAGGCCACATTTAAAGAAAGGGGCATTTACTGAGGAAGAGGAGCGCTTGATTTGTGAGCTGCATGCAAAAATGGGAAACAGATGGGCACGCATGGCAGTGCAT TTACCTGGTCGTACCGACAATGAGATAAAAAACTATTGGAACACTCGGATCAAGAGGCGTCACCGAGCTGGCTTGCCACTTTATCCCCCTGGTATATATCAAGCGACTCTTAATAACCAAAGCACTGGTGGAGTTAACGGCCGCAATAAAGTGCATTCTGATTTCTTGCATAAAAAGAGTTTTAATATGCATGATACAATATTTGACTGTCTCAAGGATACCCAGGGAATCTTACCTTATTCGGCTGAGCTTCCTGATATTTCTGATTATGGCAATATGCTAAATGGCTTTGATTCTTCTCAGTACTGTAGTTTTGTGCCATCGACATCATCTAACCCCAAACGTTTTCGAGAGTCACCAATGCCGTTTCTTGATTTCGGTTGTATTGACAGAAACGGTATTTATCCATTTGAACATGTTCAAGATGATGCTTTTGATAAGTTGACACAATCATTTGGGGTGCAATCACCTCTTAATCCTGGTTTTTTCTCAAACAGCTTATCGTGTTACAGCCATTCACTTAAAAATGGCAATTTCTCTACTTCTAAGCCTTTTGAGGCTGTGAAGTCGGAGCTCCCTTCACTCCAATATCCGGAAATTGATTTAGGTAGCTGGGGTACATCTCCCCCACATCCTTTACTTGACTCAATTGATGATTTTATCAAGTCTCCTACACCAATTAGTACACTGGAGTCAGATTGTTCTTCTCCACAAAATAGTGGCCTGCTGCAATCTGTACTTCATCAGCGGAAGACTCCGAGCAGTTCCCAAAACCAATATTATGACAGAAGTTCAAATTCATCTACTGCAACTCCCTGTGAAAGAGATGACCTCTCAGCTTGGAGCATGTATGAGCCAGAATGGGAAGACTATGCTGACCCTGTGTCTCCATTTGGCGCATCTTCAATATTGAACGACTGCCCTGCTGTTGGTGCCAACATAAATTCACTGGATGAACAGCCACCTGTTCAGACTGATAATG GCAACATGGTGAAATCAGAGAATATCGACCATGTATGGTCCCCTGACAGTGAGAATTATATCACGTCTCTGTTGAACGATACTCGGCCAGATTTAGTGCTTGATTCAGATTGGTATGAGCCGTGTTCTGGGCATGACAAGAACCAATCCATTGTCACTGATGCTACATCGATGTTTCAGGAAGATCAATTAGCCACCGACTATAAACATATGACTGCTGCTGGAACTTCTAACCCAAGTCAG GTGTTAATATCTCCTGAACCGAGAAAGATTTTGTGTGATTTTTTAGCCCTGAACAAGTGTTAA
- the LOC127075633 gene encoding transcription factor MYB65 isoform X1, with amino-acid sequence MMRRMKKEIPDDMLHDDQIGSQLNDEGNGTSACGVVLKKGPWTTAEDDILVKYVKKNGEGNWNAVQKQTGLLRCGKSCRLRWANHLRPHLKKGAFTEEEERLICELHAKMGNRWARMAVHLPGRTDNEIKNYWNTRIKRRHRAGLPLYPPGIYQATLNNQSTGGVNGRNKVHSDFLHKKSFNMHDTIFDCLKDTQGILPYSAELPDISDYGNMLNGFDSSQYCSFVPSTSSNPKRFRESPMPFLDFGCIDRNGIYPFEHVQDDAFDKLTQSFGVQSPLNPGFFSNSLSCYSHSLKNGNFSTSKPFEAVKSELPSLQYPEIDLGSWGTSPPHPLLDSIDDFIKSPTPISTLESDCSSPQNSGLLQSVLHQRKTPSSSQNQYYDRSSNSSTATPCERDDLSAWSMYEPEWEDYADPVSPFGASSILNDCPAVGANINSLDEQPPVQTDNGNMVKSENIDHVWSPDSENYITSLLNDTRPDLVLDSDWYEPCSGHDKNQSIVTDATSMFQEDQLATDYKHMTAAGTSNPSQVWEFSSFGWNNMPAVCQVSDLG; translated from the exons ATGATGAGACGGATGAAAAAGGAGATTCCGGATGACATGCTCCACGATGATCAGATTGGTTCACAGTTGAACGATGAGGGTAATGGCACAAGTGCCTGTGGAGTTGTTCTCAAGAAAGGGCCATGGACAACTGCTGAGGATGATATATTGGTCAAGTACGTCAAGAAGAATGGAGAGGGGAACTGGAATGCCGTTCAGAAGCAGACAGGCCTGCTGCGTTGTGGAAAAAGTTGTCGATTGCGATGGGCTAATCACCTAAGGCCACATTTAAAGAAAGGGGCATTTACTGAGGAAGAGGAGCGCTTGATTTGTGAGCTGCATGCAAAAATGGGAAACAGATGGGCACGCATGGCAGTGCAT TTACCTGGTCGTACCGACAATGAGATAAAAAACTATTGGAACACTCGGATCAAGAGGCGTCACCGAGCTGGCTTGCCACTTTATCCCCCTGGTATATATCAAGCGACTCTTAATAACCAAAGCACTGGTGGAGTTAACGGCCGCAATAAAGTGCATTCTGATTTCTTGCATAAAAAGAGTTTTAATATGCATGATACAATATTTGACTGTCTCAAGGATACCCAGGGAATCTTACCTTATTCGGCTGAGCTTCCTGATATTTCTGATTATGGCAATATGCTAAATGGCTTTGATTCTTCTCAGTACTGTAGTTTTGTGCCATCGACATCATCTAACCCCAAACGTTTTCGAGAGTCACCAATGCCGTTTCTTGATTTCGGTTGTATTGACAGAAACGGTATTTATCCATTTGAACATGTTCAAGATGATGCTTTTGATAAGTTGACACAATCATTTGGGGTGCAATCACCTCTTAATCCTGGTTTTTTCTCAAACAGCTTATCGTGTTACAGCCATTCACTTAAAAATGGCAATTTCTCTACTTCTAAGCCTTTTGAGGCTGTGAAGTCGGAGCTCCCTTCACTCCAATATCCGGAAATTGATTTAGGTAGCTGGGGTACATCTCCCCCACATCCTTTACTTGACTCAATTGATGATTTTATCAAGTCTCCTACACCAATTAGTACACTGGAGTCAGATTGTTCTTCTCCACAAAATAGTGGCCTGCTGCAATCTGTACTTCATCAGCGGAAGACTCCGAGCAGTTCCCAAAACCAATATTATGACAGAAGTTCAAATTCATCTACTGCAACTCCCTGTGAAAGAGATGACCTCTCAGCTTGGAGCATGTATGAGCCAGAATGGGAAGACTATGCTGACCCTGTGTCTCCATTTGGCGCATCTTCAATATTGAACGACTGCCCTGCTGTTGGTGCCAACATAAATTCACTGGATGAACAGCCACCTGTTCAGACTGATAATG GCAACATGGTGAAATCAGAGAATATCGACCATGTATGGTCCCCTGACAGTGAGAATTATATCACGTCTCTGTTGAACGATACTCGGCCAGATTTAGTGCTTGATTCAGATTGGTATGAGCCGTGTTCTGGGCATGACAAGAACCAATCCATTGTCACTGATGCTACATCGATGTTTCAGGAAGATCAATTAGCCACCGACTATAAACATATGACTGCTGCTGGAACTTCTAACCCAAGTCAGGTATGGGAGTTTAGTTCTTTTGGATGGAACAACATGCCTGCTGTCTGTCAAGTATCTGATCTTGGTTAA
- the LOC127075633 gene encoding transcription factor MYB65 isoform X3, whose translation MMRRMKKEIPDDMLHDDQIGSQLNDEGNGTSACGVVLKKGPWTTAEDDILVKYVKKNGEGNWNAVQKQTGLLRCGKSCRLRWANHLRPHLKKGAFTEEEERLICELHAKMGNRWARMAVHLPGRTDNEIKNYWNTRIKRRHRAGLPLYPPGIYQATLNNQSTGGVNGRNKVHSDFLHKKSFNMHDTIFDCLKDTQGILPYSAELPDISDYGNMLNGFDSSQYCSFVPSTSSNPKRFRESPMPFLDFGCIDRNGIYPFEHVQDDAFDKLTQSFGVQSPLNPGFFSNSLSCYSHSLKNGNFSTSKPFEAVKSELPSLQYPEIDLGSWGTSPPHPLLDSIDDFIKSPTPISTLESDCSSPQNSGLLQSVLHQRKTPSSSQNQYYDRSSNSSTATPCERDDLSAWSMYEPEWEDYADPVSPFGASSILNDCPAVGANINSLDEQPPVQTDNGNMVKSENIDHVWSPDSENYITSLLNDTRPDLVLDSDWYEPCSGHDKNQSIVTDATSMFQEDQLATDYKHMTAAGTSNPSQTRY comes from the exons ATGATGAGACGGATGAAAAAGGAGATTCCGGATGACATGCTCCACGATGATCAGATTGGTTCACAGTTGAACGATGAGGGTAATGGCACAAGTGCCTGTGGAGTTGTTCTCAAGAAAGGGCCATGGACAACTGCTGAGGATGATATATTGGTCAAGTACGTCAAGAAGAATGGAGAGGGGAACTGGAATGCCGTTCAGAAGCAGACAGGCCTGCTGCGTTGTGGAAAAAGTTGTCGATTGCGATGGGCTAATCACCTAAGGCCACATTTAAAGAAAGGGGCATTTACTGAGGAAGAGGAGCGCTTGATTTGTGAGCTGCATGCAAAAATGGGAAACAGATGGGCACGCATGGCAGTGCAT TTACCTGGTCGTACCGACAATGAGATAAAAAACTATTGGAACACTCGGATCAAGAGGCGTCACCGAGCTGGCTTGCCACTTTATCCCCCTGGTATATATCAAGCGACTCTTAATAACCAAAGCACTGGTGGAGTTAACGGCCGCAATAAAGTGCATTCTGATTTCTTGCATAAAAAGAGTTTTAATATGCATGATACAATATTTGACTGTCTCAAGGATACCCAGGGAATCTTACCTTATTCGGCTGAGCTTCCTGATATTTCTGATTATGGCAATATGCTAAATGGCTTTGATTCTTCTCAGTACTGTAGTTTTGTGCCATCGACATCATCTAACCCCAAACGTTTTCGAGAGTCACCAATGCCGTTTCTTGATTTCGGTTGTATTGACAGAAACGGTATTTATCCATTTGAACATGTTCAAGATGATGCTTTTGATAAGTTGACACAATCATTTGGGGTGCAATCACCTCTTAATCCTGGTTTTTTCTCAAACAGCTTATCGTGTTACAGCCATTCACTTAAAAATGGCAATTTCTCTACTTCTAAGCCTTTTGAGGCTGTGAAGTCGGAGCTCCCTTCACTCCAATATCCGGAAATTGATTTAGGTAGCTGGGGTACATCTCCCCCACATCCTTTACTTGACTCAATTGATGATTTTATCAAGTCTCCTACACCAATTAGTACACTGGAGTCAGATTGTTCTTCTCCACAAAATAGTGGCCTGCTGCAATCTGTACTTCATCAGCGGAAGACTCCGAGCAGTTCCCAAAACCAATATTATGACAGAAGTTCAAATTCATCTACTGCAACTCCCTGTGAAAGAGATGACCTCTCAGCTTGGAGCATGTATGAGCCAGAATGGGAAGACTATGCTGACCCTGTGTCTCCATTTGGCGCATCTTCAATATTGAACGACTGCCCTGCTGTTGGTGCCAACATAAATTCACTGGATGAACAGCCACCTGTTCAGACTGATAATG GCAACATGGTGAAATCAGAGAATATCGACCATGTATGGTCCCCTGACAGTGAGAATTATATCACGTCTCTGTTGAACGATACTCGGCCAGATTTAGTGCTTGATTCAGATTGGTATGAGCCGTGTTCTGGGCATGACAAGAACCAATCCATTGTCACTGATGCTACATCGATGTTTCAGGAAGATCAATTAGCCACCGACTATAAACATATGACTGCTGCTGGAACTTCTAACCCAAGTCAG ACTCGCTATTAA